Within the Candidatus Micrarchaeia archaeon genome, the region TTTCCAGGCTGGAAGGAATGACCCGGCTCCGCGCCCACCGGCTCGTGCTGCGCCTCGTGGAAAAGAAAATCATAAGGCTGGAAAAGCTCGGAAAGACCAACCAGCTCTGGCTCGCTCCTGAAATATACGAAGCGCTGCGCAAGCCGTCTTCCCCATAAAGACCGCTGAACCGTTTTCTTGATTGTATCTGTAAATTGTATCGCGTGCGCATAACGCAATTTACAGATGCCGAGAAAATTTACGAAATTTTCTCGTTGCCCTTCAGCCCAGGGCCGCGTTGAACACGTATCCGGTTATGGTGAAAGAAACGAACAGCACCAGCGCGAATACCGCGAGGAGCTTCGGCTTAAGCACCTTCCTGAGTATTATCATCTCCGGAAGCGAGAGCCCGATTACGCTCATCATGAACGCGAGCGCAGTTCCGGTGGCCATTCCTTTGGAGATAAGCACCCCCACTATGGGAACCATCCCGGCCGCATTGGAATAAAGCGGTATGCCAATCAGCACTGCCATCGGAACCGCAAGCGGATTGTTTTTCCCTGCTATCGATGCGAGGAAATCCGCAGGCGCATACCCGTGTATCAATCCGCCTATCGCGATGCCCAATGCCACGTAGGGCAGTACCTTGAGCGTTATATTCTTTGATTCAGAAATCCCGAATTCAACCCGCTGTTTCCATTCCATTTTGTTTTCAGCCGTCTTTTTCGCCTTTATTTTGTAAACAAAATCCTCGACTTCATTTTCGAGCTTGAGCCGCCCTATCGCCACTCCAGCAGCTATCGCTATCACCAATCCGCTTATCACGTAAAGCGCGGCAATTTCCCAGCCGAACATCGCGAGCAGCATGGTCGCTGCAACCTCGTTTATCAAAGGCGAAGCTATCAGGAAAGAGAACGTCACCCCGAGGGGCACCCCGGCCTCCACGAACCCTATGAACAAAGGCACCGCGGAGCACGAGCAAAACGGCGTGGGAATCCCCAAAAGCGCGGCAAGCACATTCCCCGTCCCCTCGCGTCTGCCTCCGAGCAACTTCTTCACCTTTTCAGGAGTGATGAAGGTGCGCGCTATGCCCACAAAGAAAACAATGATGGCCAAGAGAAGGGTTACCTTAATGGAATCGTATACGAAGAAATTTACCGCTGCGCCAATTTGGGTTTCCTTAGCCAAGCCGAATATTGAATAGGTGAGCCAATCCGCGAATTCCTGAATCATCAAACCGCCCCCAGAATCCTCTTTATCTCCTCAACTTCAGGAACCCTTCCGTAAACCCTGACTTCGTCATCAACAACCAGCGCCGGTGTGGACATCACGCCATACGCGGCTATTTTCCCGTAATCCTGGACCTTTTCGACATCCGCGCTTATCCCGAGCTGTTCGCACGCCTTTTTCACGTTCGCCTCGAGTTTTTTGCAGTTCGCACAGCCGCTCCCAAGAACCTTTATTTTCATCCTACCACCTTGAAATGTCCCTGAGCACCCGCATGCCTTTTTCTGAAACAGAGTATAATCTTTTCACCCCCGCCCTCTTCACTCTTACCAATTTTGCCTCAAGAAGGACCTTCAAATGCTGGGAGACCGCAGGCTGGCTCGTCCCCACAAACTTAGGAAGCTCGCATGCGCATATCTCCCGCTTGCTTATTTTTTCGAGCAATTTGAGGCGGGTTTCGTCAGCGACGGCCCTGATGATTTTTGCCTCCATACGTATAAGTATAAACTTATATATTTAAAACAGCCGCGTACCAGCATCATCGCAATATTGGCTTTCGCAATTTCCAGGACTGCTCATCATTCTTTCACGAACCCGAACCTTTTGTTTTTCGCAGTCAGTTTTATGAAATTCGTCAAACTCCTGCGAAACGCCTCCTCGCCCTGGCGCCTGCGGTGCTGTATGTAAGCGATTCGTATCCGCTTGTAGCTTTCCGGGAGTTTTTGGAAGTGCTTCCACGCATCCGGGTTTTTCCTGATTGCCTTTAAGATATTTTCCGGCACGATGAAACCTCCGTGGTCCGAATCCGGAAGGTATGCATGCGACACCGCAGCAAGTCCCTCCTTCCTCATCCTCTTTTCTGCAACCAGCTTACGTATCCTTTCCTTGTTCATCTGGGAGAGCTGGCTTCCCGGCCTTCGCGGGGAAAACCTCTGGGCGAATCTTTCCCCATCAATGCTTTTTACGATGCTGTCTATCCACCCGAAGCACAATGCCTCCTCCACCGCGTCGTTGTACGGAATCCGCGGCTTCCCGGAAGCTTTTTTGTAGTATATCAGCCAGATTTCCCTCTCTCCCCTGTAATGCGCGGAGAGCCAGGCGCGCCATGCCTCCCTGTCCTTGACATAAAGCGTTTTTCCTATATCCATGCACAAATCTGGGACGCATCACTTATAATTGCCTGGTTTGGTAAGACTAGGGATGCTGCCCCAAGCGGGAAAAGATTTTATATCCCAGCCTCGATATCCGTTCACGTCAAAACGCCTGTTTGCCCTTCATTTCGGCAAAAACCGCCACACCCAGGATAGCGAGCATCACAAATCCCACCTTGCACGAATAGTGCTCTGCATCGGTTGTGTCAGGTGGTTGGGGCCATCCAGCCATCACATCCGCCTCGCACTGCGTTACGCAGTCATCGAAGCCGGTTTGAGGATGGCGGCAGTTATCGAAATCGTCATCCCAATTTCCATTGTAAGTCTGGCAGCAGCTGTGCTCGCAGTCACTGGCAGCGAAGGCGAGCGGCGCGAGAAGCAATACGAGCAACGCAATCGTTTTCATGGTCTCACCGCTGCCTATTCCAGGCCAAGCCTTTTATTGCCTTTTGCATCCTGGGGGCCCAGGCAGCGCCTTTACAGTGCTGGCTTGCCGAGATGCTAAATTGGCGTCAGGTAAATTTTAGATCTGTTTATAAAATTTGGATGATTGTACTAAAAGCGATGAA harbors:
- a CDS encoding permease; its protein translation is MIQEFADWLTYSIFGLAKETQIGAAVNFFVYDSIKVTLLLAIIVFFVGIARTFITPEKVKKLLGGRREGTGNVLAALLGIPTPFCSCSAVPLFIGFVEAGVPLGVTFSFLIASPLINEVAATMLLAMFGWEIAALYVISGLVIAIAAGVAIGRLKLENEVEDFVYKIKAKKTAENKMEWKQRVEFGISESKNITLKVLPYVALGIAIGGLIHGYAPADFLASIAGKNNPLAVPMAVLIGIPLYSNAAGMVPIVGVLISKGMATGTALAFMMSVIGLSLPEMIILRKVLKPKLLAVFALVLFVSFTITGYVFNAALG
- a CDS encoding thioredoxin family protein gives rise to the protein MKIKVLGSGCANCKKLEANVKKACEQLGISADVEKVQDYGKIAAYGVMSTPALVVDDEVRVYGRVPEVEEIKRILGAV
- a CDS encoding metalloregulator ArsR/SmtB family transcription factor — protein: MEAKIIRAVADETRLKLLEKISKREICACELPKFVGTSQPAVSQHLKVLLEAKLVRVKRAGVKRLYSVSEKGMRVLRDISRW
- a CDS encoding YdeI/OmpD-associated family protein codes for the protein MDIGKTLYVKDREAWRAWLSAHYRGEREIWLIYYKKASGKPRIPYNDAVEEALCFGWIDSIVKSIDGERFAQRFSPRRPGSQLSQMNKERIRKLVAEKRMRKEGLAAVSHAYLPDSDHGGFIVPENILKAIRKNPDAWKHFQKLPESYKRIRIAYIQHRRRQGEEAFRRSLTNFIKLTAKNKRFGFVKE